The following DNA comes from Streptomyces sp. NBC_00690.
GGCCACCAGGGTGGTGTTGGCAATGCCCACGGCGCCGATCACCAGACATATCGCAGCGAGTAGAAGGAAGAGTTGGTTGAGGTCTCCGTCGACCGCCGAGCGAAGGGCGCGCGGGTCGGGCGGCGCAATGGCCCGGAAATGCTCGGGGTGTTCGGGACGCAGAGCGAGTGCGGCTTCGTGGGCGATCTGAGGGGCGGCACCGAGACGGGTTGATACGAGCATCCTGGCGCGGTCGGCGCCCGGAGGCCCCCATATCCACTCGGCCGTGGCCCGGGGGATGACAACGGATAGGAGGAGATCGGCCTTGCGGTCGACACTTCTGAGGATGCCGATCACAGTGAACGGGGTGTTGCCGATGAAAACGGCCGGTTCGGTCCGCAGGGTGGTGATGCCCAGACGGGCCGCGACCGAGGTACTGATGACGGCGACTCGCTGACGCTGGGCGTTGTGGTAGGAGTCGAAGAGCCGACCCTGGGAAAGCGTCGATCCGGCGGCATGTAGCACTCCCGGCGAGGCGGACACCACGGTGGTGTCGCCACCTGTGTCTGCGGTGGTCTCCAGCGGCCGTGAGCTGACGGCCTGACCGGGTCCCAGCCGGACATTCCAGTAGACGCCTGCCGCCAGGACACCATTGAGCCGTTCCATACGGGTGTCGGCGTCAGAAGGGAAGGCCAGAGGGATGGCATCGGGGGTCTCACCGCCGGTGTCGTCCACCGTGACTTCCGTGGCGGCGAGTTCGCTGAATCGAGTGTCGATCTGTGCTGCGGCCGTACCCGTCAGACCCAGGACGGCGACGAACGCTCCCACGCCGAGTACGGTGCCGAGCACGGTCAGGACGGACCGGGCCGGGCGCTGCAACATGCCCGCCACTGCCTCGGACACCAGGTCACGTAGGGACAGTGACGAACGGCGGATACCGCGGTCCGCGCTTCGGCGGCGACGCGAGGCACGGGTAGGGGAAGAGGCAGGGGTGCGGGCCGGGGCGAGGCTCATCGAACCGCCTCCGTGAGGCTGAGGTCCTTCAGACCGCCGTCGAGCATGGTCAGGGTCCTCTGGCCCTGGGCGGCGACGTGCGCGTCATGGGTGATCACCACTAGCGTCATGCCGGTGTCATGCAGCTCGCTGAGCAGGCCGAGGACGGAAGCGGTGGTGCCCGAGTCGAGGTTGCCCGTGGGTTCGTCGCACAGCAGTAGAGACGGGCGGGTCACCACGGCACGTGCGATGGCGACGCGCTGCCGCTCCCCTCCCGACATACGAGTGGGCAGGAAGTCGATGCGGTGCCCCAGACCGACTTGCCGCAACGCTTCCTCTGCGCGGATACGCCGTTCCCGTCGAGGAACTCTTTGGTACACCATCGCAAGTTCAACGTTTTCCCTGGCGGTGCGGTGCGCCAGGACATGGAATGCCTGGAAGACAAACCCAATACGGGTGCCGCGCAGGGCCGCGCGCTGTCTTTGCTTGATGGTCCCGGTGTCGATGCCGTCCAGCAGATATCGACCGCTGGTCGGGGCGTCAAGCAGACCCGCGATGTTGAGGAACGTCGACTTTCCCGAACCGGACGGGCCGACCACCGTCACGTATTCACCGCGGCTGATCGTCAGATCACAGGCGTCCAGCGCCACGACCGGCGGGCGGCCGCCGTAGCGCATTCCGACGGATCTGAATTCCACGACCGCCGGCGTTGCGGAATCCGTCGCTGCTGTGGTCGTCATCGCGGTGCCCTGCCTGCGCCGCTGGCCGGTGCCACGCCCACCACCACCCGGTCACCGGGAGAAAGGCGTGCCGTCGGCACGGAGGTGATCTGCACCAGCCCGTTCCCGGACATCCCGGTCCGTACTTCGACCCTGCGCTGCGAACCTCCCGACTCCAGCACCGAGACCGTCGTACGGCCGTCGGCACCGGCCGACAGGGCGGCCGACGGCACGGCCAGCACCTCGCTTCCGGAAGAGGCGGCCTCGATCGTCAGCCGGACATCCTCACCGGAGAATGACGCCGGCAGTGCGGCGTCCGGCTTGACCTTGACGGTGTAGCCACCAAGGTCCTGCTGCGCTTCTCCCGCCTTCTTCGCCGAAGGTTCCGTGGCCACGGAGAGCACCGAGCCGGAAGCACCCTTTCCCGAAGTCTCGGAGAAGATGTTCACCTTCTGACCTGCGCGGACCAGGCCGACTTCATGTGCGGCCACCGATCCGCGCACCATCAGGGTTCCGGCTGAAAGCGTCAGAAGCTTTCCGTCCGGCTCTTTCCCCACCGACGCGGCGATCTCTCCGGTACGGACCGGGCCGGACCGGAGGTACACCACTTCACCTGCCGGCACGATCACTCCCACCTGGGGCTTCGACGCCTTGGGAGGCGCGCTTGCCGCCGTGTCACCAACGACAGGGGCGGCAGTGGTGTCCTCCACGGGCGCAGTCAGAGGCTCATAACCACGCGCGCGGTAGAAGGCTGCGACAGCACGCTCCGTACCCATGCCATACACCCCGGCGGAATCAGCGCCTGAGGAATAGCCCAGCACCGCCAGTGCGCGCTGAAATTGGGTCACGTCCTTTCCCCGGCAGCCCCTCGTGAGATCCCGGTACGAAGGCAGTGCCCCCGGTAAAGGGACAATCGGCCGTCCGGAAACCTCGACGAGAACCTGTCCGAAGGTGACTGCGGCACCTCTCTTCGTCCGCACCTCTGTTACCACTGATCTGGCAACATTCCTGTCTGCTCCGGCGGCCGCTACATCGACGCTCTGGGCAGCTTCCACTGTTCCGCGTGTCACGAGTGTCTCGGCCAGGACACGCCGCTGCACCTGAGCAGTGAGAACATCGGGAGCCGGAGGAGCAGTCTCGGCTGCCACCTGAGCCGGAGACTTGATAAACGCCGCGGCCCCCACCCCGCCGCCCGCGACACCTATGGTGCCGACCACCAAACACACCAGTGCCTGGCGACGCCGGGACAGCCCTGCACGCCGCCCCGCCGGACTCTCCTCACTCACCAACACACCTTCCAGCGAACGCGGTCATTTCCCCGCGAGTCCCAGATTCACGCCGTCCCGGAAATCCACGGGAGACTGGGCGATCACGGCCCCGTGCCTGCGACATGCCTCTTGGACGGAAGCGCTGGAGGGGAGTGTCCCGCAGGACAGTTTCGGATACTGCTCAGCAGCGTTGCGCGCGGACACGGCCACCCTGCGCATCGTCGTAAAAGGGACGCTCTTCCCCTGGATCTCGGCCAGCACGTTCTGTGCGAGCTTTCCGACCGCATCAGCCATGGCGGCACACGATGGGGTGAAGAGTTCCGCAGCAGCTGAGCTGCACGGGGAGTTCGTCCCTTCACCGTAGGTGCCGGCCAGGCTCTCGATTTGAGGGGACAGCGTGTGCTGGACCTGTTCGGCTACGAGCTGACGGGCACTCGGCGGCGAGGGGGCGTCGGCGCTGCTGGAGGCGGCGTTCCCCGGCTGCGAAGACTCCGCATGTGTCGGAGAGGAGGAATCGCATCCTGCCAGACCCAAACAGAGGGCAAGGGCAAGGACAGACTGGACCCGGCGGCTCACGAGGTTTCCTCAAGAACCTGGGAAGCAATCTTCAAAGCTGCCTGCATATGGCGCTTCTCCGAGCCGAGGGCTTCTTCCTTCTGGCCGATCATCTGGTTCTGAATGCGAGATTCCACACCGTGCCACACGGAGATCAGGTTCGTCTTCTTCTTGCACTCGACATCAGCGACAGCGGTGGCGATCTCCGTCCGCTCCGGACCGGGATTGGTCACCGCTTCCGATATCCCAGTCGGGGAGGTGTATGAATACCCATTCCCCTTCATGCACGAGGACCAGGCCGCAAAAACCGCCACGACTTCCGGATCTGACAATGACTTTGCTTGACTTTCCTTGTTGATCTCACTGGCCAGATCATGAGGCGTGTCTGTTGTGATCTTTCGCATGGCTTCGCCGGAGCAGCCTCCCTTGGGGATGACCTTCCCGTTGGAGCGATCTCCGCTGCGCACACCACTGTTCGGATCAGCATCCCCGATGAATACACGGATCTCGGCGTCACTCATACGTGGCGCCGAAGCCTCGGGATTTCCGTCCTTCACGCCTGGCAGATGGTAACCATGCTCTTTCGCCGTTTTGACATCGGCAACGCCGTACCGCCGAGCGCGGTTGGTGCCATTCTCGCTCAAATTTTCCGTGGTGTTGAAGCTGGGGCCTACGTAGTCAAACCCAAATTTCGCCATGCAGTGTGTGATGAGAACTTTGGATGCCTTCATGAGCTGCAATTCCTGCCCGGTATCGAGCAGGTACTTCTCAATCGGCAGCGGGGGAACAGTAGCCTTCTCTGAATGGGCCGGAACCCGGCTTTTCCCAGCCGCAGCGTTTTCCCCGTCCGCCCCAGCTCCGCGGGAGCCCTCTTCACAGCCGACCAGAAGGGCAATCAGGGTCGACGCCAGCATGACCGGCCGCGCCAGCCTTGCAGATCCCCGCGTCCGGTGGGTCGCCGGACGCGGGGATCTGCTTGTGTCGGGAATCATGGACTCAGGCACCGCTCAACGTCTTCTGGGAGGCGTTGTTATTGTAGGTGGAATTGAGGTTTCCGTACCACAGTTGCGACCCGGCGTACCCGTACGCCGGCCAGTTGTCAAAGTAGCCGGCGTACTCGGAGTTGGCGTACACGCGCATAACGCCGTAATAGTAGTTGTATACCGACGCGGTATTGTTCTTGACTGCTTGCCCGCTACCGCTGCCACTGGTAGTGAACTTCACGCGAGGGTCTACATGCGGATTGTTCACGCAGTAGTCATAGTTGCGGCAGTTGATCTTGAGGCCGACGCGAGAACCCCCATTGTTCGAGTTGTAGTACAGGCAGAACGCATCGGTGCTCGTTCCGCAACTGCTGATGACGGGATAGGGCTCCGCGTGGGCAGGGGCTGCGGTTGCGGCCACGGCCGCGACGGCAGATAAAGCGACAGCAATTAGCTTCGAACGCATTCTATCTCCCCCAGGAAATGAACGAAAGAGTATTTAGGAATCATGCGCACAGCGTTCACTTTTCGAGCTGAGGCTCGAGGTGAGTCGTACCCCAGGGCGGCTTCCGTGGATGCAGGGGGAGTACGGGAGTCCGAAATTTTCCGGAAAATTCACCGTGCCCGAAATCTACCACTATCTCGCCGACTCCACTGGCGTGGTTTACACCAATTGCGCCAGTGGCCTCGATGTCTGCAAACTGGTGCAGACCATAAAACAGGACCGCGGAGCTGTCCACACCGCAAAACGAGAAGCTTGGCCGGAATTGACTCACAAGGTCATCTGCAGGCTTGTCCATGGCCATAGACGCCGATGTGAACCTAAGGCCGTGTCCTATGTGGTGAGACGGAACAGTTGCTTGTAGTAGCACGTGGTCCAGGCCGCAGTTCGGTTCGGTGTGAACACGCGAAGCCAGTACTTCGCGCCCTCGCCGGCCCAGAGGCCAAGGGCGTCGCGGGTGCCATCCGCAGGCACCACCATCACGAAGTGATAGGCAGGGCGGTTCGCAACCTACCCGTCCCTGACTTGACGTTGACGGCGTGTCCACGGACAAGACCAGGTACACAGGGTCCAGCTCTGCCATTCGGCCATGCCAACCATGTCCGTGTCGGTGATGGTGTTGCTTGGACGCCTCATCGCCGTACACCTCGGCGAGACGAGCCGAAATCTCCCCGTGGGTAAGCCCCTATGCGGCCAGCGACAGCACCGTTTCATCCACCCCGGACAGCGCCGCTGCCGCTTCTTGACAATTTGCGGCTCGAAACTGCCGACCGTATGGATGGCGGGGCACCTAGACCTAGCCGAGGTGATCGGTGATCCCGTTCTCCAAGGCAGACTCCAACCCCCGCTCGGCAGCTGCTGGAGCAGAGCACCCCACCAGTCAATTGCAGGCCCTCATTCCAAGCCTGGTCGACCAGCGTCGCGACGAGGTACTCGTCCGACGCTGCACGTCCAGCCGACTCCACAGACTCATCCCCAATCGCCGTCTCGCGCACTTGGCGTCTCTCCTTGATCAGTAGATCCGCCATTGATCAGATACTCCTGAATGTCGCTCATTCGGTTCTAGGGGCGGCGTCGTACCCGCGCGCCGGTTCACAGGGAAGATTCAGGCCGTTCCCTGTGGGGCACTGGGGTCGGGCGGGCTTGGTGTTGGTGACGGGGGGTAGATCTCCTCTGCCCTTTCCGGCTAGCCCGACCAAGCGGGATACCTAGCCCAAGGTCGACAGATAGGGCGATCACCCCTTCCCATTGGGAGGGCCACTGCTGCACAGACACCTCGATTAAGGGGACAATGTGAAACACGCAAGAAGAAGACGGCTCCTGACACCAACCATCGTCGCAGTGACAACAACACTGGCCATACCGTTATCACTACCCGCTCAAGCATCCGAGCCGTTACCGCCCAAGAACGCCACCCAATGGCGGGCCCCGAACACCCAAGATATCGACCACCCTGCTGCTGTTCCCCTCAAGGATCGTGCCAACACCCTCGGCAGTGACTACACCAAGTCCACCGATACCGTCTTCACCACCTCCGGTGACGGCAGCGGCTTCCACCTACTCGTCGCGGATGAGAAACACGGCTACACCGTGAAAACCGCAGCCACCCTCACCGAGCCCGGGTTCGACACCGACACCTGGATAGGCAACGCATGTCTGACCGCCTCCGGTAAACGAGCGGCAGTCGCCTATGCCCCAAGGACTTTCAGCAACAAACCTGAGTTGATGGCGCGCGGAGCCTTCGCGGCCACTGTGGACCTCACCACTGGCAAGGTCACCAAGCTGCCCTTCCAAACGTCGCTGGCCTACTTCAGCCCCGGCTGCGGCTCAGGTGAGCAAGCCGTATTCACTCAGCTCTCCTACGAGGGCGACGCGAAGCAACAATCCCGCCTGATCGGCGTGGATGCGGCCAGTGGCAAGGTGGCCAGCCCTCTCACCTATCCCGGCCAGGTCACCTCCGCCGTCCCTGTGAAGAAAGGTATCGTCGCCGCGCACGGCAACCGCCTGGTCGCCGCAGGAGCCAAGGGCAGGCTCTCGGAGATCACCCGTACGAAGGCGGTCCCCTTCCAACTGACCGTAGACGCCGCAGGGGGCCTCACCTACATCGACCGCGCCAAAAACGGCAAGAAGAAGGCGTCCACCGGCTACGCCCAGTACCTGAGTGCCAATCAACTCACAAAGGACAACGCCAAGGCTGCCACGCTGGCCCACGGATCCCTCACCGAGTGGGACTTGGCATCCTCAGCAGACGGCACCACATACATCACCGGCAAGGCCAAGAGCAGGACCGCCTTACCGAAGACCGTGAAGAACCCCGGACGCATCTCCAAGGGAGCGCTCATCTCCAGCGGCGGCAGCGCCGCGGTCACTACCGACTGGGCTGATGGCAAAGACACCCGGGTCCGCCCCGAGGAAGCCCTCACAGAGCGCACAGCACGCACCACCCTTCGCCTGTTGGACACGAAGAAGACCGTCACCCTGGACGCTGTTCCCGGCATGAACCGCATCGGCGGGCAGAAGTCCCAACAGCAAGGCCGAGAATCCTCGCCGGCTCTCCCTCAACACAAGACGAAGCCGGCCCGGAGGGCTTCCCACACCAAGATTGACAACCCCACCACACAAGGAACGCGCACGCAGCTCATCGCCTCGTCGCCCTCCAATCCGAGCGAGGACGCAACCGAGCGGACCTGCTCAGTTCCCCGCAACGACGTGAAGAAGCAGGCATTCCAGCCGACACCCCGTCAGGTCGAGTGGGCGGTGAACCAGGCAGTTGTCGGCAGGCTCGACTTCTACCGCTCGCCGAACTGGAAGAACACCGGCACCGGTGGATACCAGCCCCAAGGCATCTTCCCGCCTATCCTGCTCGCAGGTGACCCCAACGGGATTCTGGACACCGAGGACAGCGCCAACGACCGCTGGCACATCCCTTCCCAAATCCTCCTCGGCGTCGCGGCCCAGGAAACCAACCTGTGGCAGGCCACCCGCTACGCGGTGCCTGGCGTCACCTCGAACAGCCTCATTGGAAATTTCTACGGCGTCGACTACAGCCCGAGCGGTCAACAGGTCGATCCGTGGAAGATTGACTGGGCTCACGCTGATTGCGGATATGGCATCACCCAGGCCACTGACGGCATGCGCCTGCCTGGCCACGGCCAGCCCACCAAGTCCGTCCTTCAGCAGGAAGCCATCGCGCTGGACTACACCGCCAACATAGCGGCTGGCGCACAGATCCTCTCGGACAAGTGGAACCAGACCCGCACAGCAGGCATGACGGTCAACGACGGCCACCCCCAGTGGATCGAGAACTGGTTCTTCGCCCTGTGGGCCTACAACTCCGGCTTCTACCCCCAGTCCGACGCTGACACGGCCGGCCACTGGGGCGTGGGCTGGACGAACAACCCCGCCAACCCGCTCTGGAAGGCAAACCGACTGCCGTTCCTTGAGAACGCGCTCGGCGGAGACAACTACGGCGACGCCGCAAACCCACAGGACTGGCCCTACCAGGAAAAGGTCATCGGTTGGGCGGCACGGCCCATCACCTCGATGTTCGCGCCCGGCGACATGCAGGCCGGCTACCGGGCGGCATGGTGGAGTGGCGCCGCCGCCCGCACCGCAGCCAAGCCGCCCATCGACCTGTTCTGCGACTCCACCATCTCCTGCAACCCATCAAAAATCGCCGTCGGTGACTCCAACGACCCCGGCGGTGGCGCTTGCACCCTCGACGCTGGCAACAGCACGACCAACCCCCACTGGCTGCACTGCTGGTGGAACAAGTCAGTTCAGTGGAAGAGCTGCACAACTGGCGCCCAGTGCGGCAACCAGGTCCACCGGTTCAACACCTCCTACCCGGAGCAGCCCGACGCCAACTCCTACCCACCACGCTGTACGAGCGGCCTGGCAAGCAATGCTCTGATCATTGACGACGTTCCGAACGGCGTCACCCCCGCCGGGTCAACCGCACGAAGCTGCGGAGCATTAGGGTCCGCGGGAACATTCACACTCAACTACAACGCGTGGAACGGCACCTACCCGGGCAAGATGGACACCCACCAGATTGGTGGCGGATACGGCAACCACTTCTGGTTCACCCACACCCGCCAACCCGATCCCAACCCAGCTAACGCCAACCGCATGGAAGTCACCGGCATCTGGAAACTCGGCCAGACAATTCCCGGCGGCCAAGCCAAGGTGTACGCACACATTCCCGACCACGGCGCGCAGACCACCGAATCCAACTACAAGATCACTACCGCTCACGGAATCCAGACAAAGCAGATCTCGCAGACCGCCAACGAGTCGAACAAATGGGTCGATCTCGGCGTCTACCGCTTCAACAGCACACTCCCCCAGGTGAGTCTGTCGAACTTCAACAGCGTCGGCACCGGCGACAAGGACGTGGCCTGGGACGCCATAGCCTTCGTGCCCGGTGATTACGATGGTCTGCACGACATTCGATTCCCCGAGGCAAACCCCAACGCTGCCGACATTGACTTTGTGGCCAGCCAGGTAGCAAAAGATGCGGGACCCATGGGAACCGCTTCCGCAAGGACTGCACCATCCGCGGGATCGACTGGTAATCGCTCGTGCTCCGCCGCTCGTGACGGCAGCACCCTGTGCGCCGAGTACAAACCGATGAGCGAGGAGAGCAAGAGGACTGTCTCCCCCTCCACAAATGCCCAGAGAGCCCGGGCTCCTGAAATGGCAGCGCTCGCACCTGTTGGATGGTGCCGGAGCGTCAGCGGCGGTTCCGTTTATACACGGACAGAAGGTTGCTTGCGTGGACTGCTCGTCCTTACCGCCACACGCAACGGTGCACCGATCGGCAACGCCACCATGAAGATCATTCAGGAGATCGACCTCAACCCCAAGGCGACCCAGTTCACTACATGGACCGAGATCTCCCTGGTCAATATGACAGGAATCAACTCCACGAGCCTCACCTCTTTCCAGGAAGACTGCTGGCCGACAACGGGCTGCACCGAATCCAGCGGCCCCTGGACCGGCAGCACCACCTGGACCGCCGCGGACACCCACGTAGCCACTCGCACAAACACCTATACCTGGAACAAGATCACAGGCGGCGAGCAGATCCTCAATCTGGACTGGAGCACCAGCTGGTCGACTCCCCAGGCTGCTGTCCAGGCAGTTCCGAATTGGAGCCACAGCGCTTTCGACATCCGCTGCGACAACAAGGTGGGCGGAAATACTGGCTGCATATTCCCGAAGTACACACCCACTCTGCAACTCAACACCCAGAAGTACCCAGCCGCCGCCGCCTACTACTGGGTGGTCATGCAGAAGCTGGCATCTCATCCGGGAAGCGAAGCTCACAACAAGCCGTTGCATCGCCTCGCGAATGACACAACGGCCGAACAGAATCGCCACAAGATGTGTGAACGCGCTGTCGCTGAATGGAACCCGAACCCTAATGCGGACGGAACCAGTTGCGACGAGTACCCGTTCGCGAAATCCCGTGAAAGCGGCGGGATGACGCTCACTTCGGGGAAGTACTGCGTTCAGATGTACGCAGATAAGCAAACCAACGGCACTTGGATGCTCGAACTCGACAATAACTATCCGTATCCGACCTGGAACGAGATCTGCGGCCGAGCCGCAGTTCCGGCCCTACAAAACACGAATGCAGGTGGGGACCTCGGGAACTTTACGAAAGATGTCCGTCTCCTGGACAATGACCCGTATTTCGTCCAGACCGGATTCGAGGGCTGCAACATCAGTACTGTCTGCAACATCAGCTAGAAACTAGCCAGACCAAGTGGCCCGCCAGGTCTCCCCGATCTGGCGGGCTACTTGGTCTCCGGGTCAATCTATGACCCACTCCAACATGCGCCCTTCATGGATACAAGGACGACGGGGCATTGTAGGTAGCTGCTCCAAAGCCTCCACCGCGTTACACAGGTCGTAAAACATCTGACCCATACTCGGCCAAAGTCGCCGATACTCGGGACTTCCAAATGAAATCACACCGACATGACCATAGCGGTCAGTCCGATGATCAACAAACAAGAGATCACCGGCCAGGCTCTGAGCGAAAGGAACCCACCGGGAATTTGCGGTTAACTCGACTACATCATTCTCGTATCCTTCGTCGAAAGCCTCCTGGGCCATATCGGCAAGATTGTGCTGCCATTCCATAATTCCTTCCGCGTTCAGAAGGCTGTACCCAATAATGAAGGCGCCGGGTTCCATGCTGGACCTCCGCGATGCCACGCCATTGTGTATCGCGAGAAATGACTTCAGTTCGTCAACCAATGCGAATCCGATTTCTTCCTCGAGTCTAACTATTTCGGCATCGGATACACCCGGGCGAAGGGTCGCGTGGTCTGCCGGTGCATTCTGGCAGAGCCAATTCTCAAATCTTAGCCAAAGCTCCTGGAGATTGTAAGGTCCGTCAGGCGTGGAACTATCCATCCCGTCTCCTTCATGATTTCAGGACGTCGCACGAGGCGGGGCAGCCTGTTCGGCCGTCACGAAGTGAGCAAACCACAGAGGTGAGGTGAACTCGCCTCGTTGACTTCCGTGTTGCTGTCCAGACGGACCTGTTCGGTAGTAGCGTCAGTTCGACGCACAGTCTTTCCGGGACGTGTCGTACGGATGGCCTGCGGAGTTTTGTGCCAGGCGTACGTTTCGGACGGGGCTAAGTGAGCGTTTGATTCTCTGATGTCTGTTTCATTTGGCTTAGCCGTCGCGCCAGTTGGGGGTGGTCTCGTGGGTGAGGCGGCGGGTCATGAGGTTGATGGTGGCGATTTGGATCATGGCTGCTGATCGGTGGGGATGGGTTTCGTAGTCGCGGGCGAGGCGTCGGTGGTGCATGAGCCAGCCGAGGGTGCGTTCGATGACCCAGCGGCGGGGTTGGACGTGGAATCCGCGGGTTGTGGGGTCGCGTTGGACGATCTTGAGATCGATGCCGAGGCGTGCGGCGTGTTCGACGGCCTTGGTCTTGTAGCCGTTGTCGGCCCAGGCTTTGGTGATGGTGGGGTGTTGCTCGGCGACGTGTGTCAGGAGTTGGGTGCCGGCGGTGGAGTCGTGGACGCTGGCGGCGGTGACGGTGACGGCGAGCAGGAGTCCGAGGGTGTCGGTGACGATGTGCCGTTTGCGGCCGATGATCTTTTTGGCAGGGTCGATGCCTTGGCTGGTCAGGGGAACGGTGGCTGAGGTTTTGATGCTCTGGCTGTCGACGAGGCAGGCGGTGGGCTCGCTCGTGCGGCCTTCGGCCTGGCGGACTTTGCCGCGTAGTGGTCCGGTCAGTTGGTCGAAGATGCCGTCGGCTTCCCAGCGAGCGAAGTAGCCGTAGACGCTCTGGTGGGGCGGGAAGTCGTGGGGCAGGTAGCGCCAGGGGATGCCGGTTCGGTCGATGTAGAGGATGGCGTTCATCAGCGTGCGTAGGTCGTGGGTGGGTTTGCGGATGCCGTTGCGGTGTTGGCGCCAGGCTTCGAGGGTGGGGCGGATGAGTTCCCAGCGGGCGTCGGACAGGTCGCTGGGGTAGGGCCGTGAGGGCTGCATGATGCCTGGGTATGTGGCGTTGGTCGGTCTGGGTAGGGCGTGTGCGGGGGTGTCTGGGGCTTTGTGGGGCGAGTTCGCAGTTCAGCATGGACCGGTGGGTTTCCAAATGAGACGGGAGCTTTGCTGAGGAACCCGGTGTATTGACGGCCGCTTCATGGCCGCATAAGCCGCTTTCCTGGCAGTTGGGCAACCTGGCGTCCCTGATCGGTAGCCCAGAATCGTGATGGACTACCGGATATGGGAATCAAACGCCCACTAAGACCGGCCGCCCGCCGCTGCTCCGGGCAGGCTGGAGGCATGGCCGCAAGAACACGTACGGACAATCCGCGCCGCCCTCCCAGACCGCTACCGGATCCTCGTGGAGATCGGCGCCGGTCTCGGCCTGCGCCAGGGCGAGGCGTTCGGACTCAGCCTGGACGACTTCGACTTCGAAGAGGGCGTCGTCCACATCCGCCGCCAGGTCAAGATGGTCCGGGCGAGCCTGTGCTTCGCGCTCCCCAAAGGCCGCAAGGTCCGCGACGTGGCACTGCCCTCCAGCATTGGAGAAGCAGCACAACGGACGCGACCGCGTTCCCGTCCGTGCCGGTCACCATGGCCTGGGACGACCCCCGCTCACCGGAGACACCAGTGGAGGCCAAGCACCGCCGGCCCAGGACGTACAACCTGCTCGTGACCGGCCGCGAGCGCAAGGCCATCAACCGGAACTACTTCAACTCCTACATCTGGAAACCCGCACTCACCAAGGCCGGCGTAATCGGCGGCCTGGAGCAGCGCGCCGACGGACAGCGCGTCTGGGAACCCTCCCGCGAACACGGCTTCCACGCGCTGCGCCACTTCTACGCCTCGGAGCAGCTGGAGGCCGGTGAGTCGGTCGTCTCACTCGCCCAGTGGCTGGGACACTCCGACCCGGGGTTCACTCTGAGGAAGTACG
Coding sequences within:
- a CDS encoding integrase, which gives rise to MPVTMAWDDPRSPETPVEAKHRRPRTYNLLVTGRERKAINRNYFNSYIWKPALTKAGVIGGLEQRADGQRVWEPSREHGFHALRHFYASEQLEAGESVVSLAQWLGHSDPGFTLRKYAHFLPRAGARGTAAIDALFG
- a CDS encoding IS5 family transposase, producing MQPSRPYPSDLSDARWELIRPTLEAWRQHRNGIRKPTHDLRTLMNAILYIDRTGIPWRYLPHDFPPHQSVYGYFARWEADGIFDQLTGPLRGKVRQAEGRTSEPTACLVDSQSIKTSATVPLTSQGIDPAKKIIGRKRHIVTDTLGLLLAVTVTAASVHDSTAGTQLLTHVAEQHPTITKAWADNGYKTKAVEHAARLGIDLKIVQRDPTTRGFHVQPRRWVIERTLGWLMHHRRLARDYETHPHRSAAMIQIATINLMTRRLTHETTPNWRDG
- a CDS encoding SMI1/KNR4 family protein; the encoded protein is MDSSTPDGPYNLQELWLRFENWLCQNAPADHATLRPGVSDAEIVRLEEEIGFALVDELKSFLAIHNGVASRRSSMEPGAFIIGYSLLNAEGIMEWQHNLADMAQEAFDEGYENDVVELTANSRWVPFAQSLAGDLLFVDHRTDRYGHVGVISFGSPEYRRLWPSMGQMFYDLCNAVEALEQLPTMPRRPCIHEGRMLEWVID